Proteins from one Mercurialis annua linkage group LG7, ddMerAnnu1.2, whole genome shotgun sequence genomic window:
- the LOC126654978 gene encoding leucine-rich repeat protein 1-like — MTSNMSYMIMLCVAVILTLVPAGYGNAESDALLVLKGSLTDPNGLLNNWDPSSLDPCLWFHVTCNAQKQVTQLLLPGANLGGRLVPNLQALQNLDTLVIFNNRLTGPIPAEIATIPTLRAVDFSNNDFCGSISPGFDRLLIKRFDNNPRLGRPC, encoded by the exons ATGACATCAAATATGAGTTATATGATAATGTTGTGTGTTGCAGTAATTCTGACATTAGTTCCAGCAGGGTATGGAAATGCTGAATCAGATGCATTGCTGGTCCTGAAGGGTAGCCTCACAGATCCTAATGGTCTCCTAAATAATTGGGATCCATCCTCATTGGATCCATGCCTTTGGTTTCATGTCACCTGCAATGCCCAGAAGCAAGTTACTCAATT ACTCTTGCCGGGAGCAAATCTGGGCGGTCGTCTCGTACCCAATCTTCAAGCGCTACAAAACTTGGATACATT GGTAATCTTTAACAACCGATTGACTGGACCCATACCCGCTGAAATTGCTACAATTCCAACCCTCCGTGCTGT gGATTTCTCAAACAATGATTTTTGTGGAAGTATATCTCCAGGATTTGACCGCCTTCTTATTAAAAG GTTTGATAATAATCCTCGACTTGGACGCCCATGCTAA
- the LOC126654475 gene encoding PLAT domain-containing protein 3-like, whose protein sequence is MAVNTPLLSFLFIIAVSTISVVSAQDCVYTVYIRTGSIFKAGTDSIMSVRLYDQFGYYIEIPNLETWGGLMGPDYNYFERGNLDIFSGRAPCLTAPVCALNLTSDGSGPHHGWYCNYVEVSVTGVHAPCSQQLFTIEQWLATDASPYELTALRNNCDGEESVDKVKSASNAAM, encoded by the exons atGGCGGTCAACACTCCCCTTCTCTCTTTCCTCTTCATCATCGCCGTCTCCACCATCTCCGTCGTGTCG gcGCAAGATTGTGTATACACAGTATACATTAGAACCGGATCAATATTCAAAGCCGGAACCGACTCGATCATGAGCGTCAGACTCTACGATCAATTCGGCTACTACATCGAGATCCCGAATCTTGAGACATGGGGGGGCCTGATGGGGCCGGATTACAATTACTTCGAGAGGGGCAATCTCGACATTTTCAGCGGCAGAGCACCCTGTTTGACCGCCCCAGTTTGCGCTCTGAACTTGACCTCCGACGGAAGTGGGCCCCACCATGGGTGGTACTGTAACTACGTTGAGGTCTCTGTAACTGGTGTGCACGCGCCTTGCTCGCAGCAGCTGTTTACGATTGAGCAGTGGCTGGCTACTGATGCGTCGCCGTATGAGTTGACTGCTCTCAGAAATAATTGCGATGGTGAGGAAAGTGTTGATAAGGTCAAGTCTGCTTCTAATGCAGCCATGTAA
- the LOC126654979 gene encoding leucine-rich repeat protein 1-like, translated as MASNMSYMFMLCIAIILTLVPAGYGNAEKDALMALKGSLTDPTNVLQSWDPSLIDSCTWFHVTCNSQNQVTRVVLQGSKLSGHLVPDLKALQSLDTLAIYNNRLTGPIPSEIATIPNLRVLDLSNNDLCGPIPPGLEHVLIKRFENNPRLGRPC; from the exons ATGGCATCAAATATGAGTTATATGTTTATGTTGTGTATTGCAATAATTTTGACATTAGTTCCGGCTGGCTACGGGAATGCTGAAAAGGACGCATTGATGGCCCTGAAGGGTAGCCTCACGGATCCTACAAATGTCCTACAAAGCTGGGATCCGTCCCTAATTGATTCATGCACTTGGTTTCATGTCACCTGCAATTCCCAGAATCAAGTTACTCGAGT TGTCTTGCAGGGATCAAAATTGAGCGGTCATCTAGTACCCGATCTTAAAGCGCTGCAAAGCTTGGATACTCT CGCAATCTATAACAACCGATTGACTGGACCTATACCCTCCGAAATTGCAACTATTCCAAACCTCCGCGTTCT GGATTTATCGAACAATGATCTTTGTGGACCTATACCTCCAGGACTTGAACATGTTCTTATTAAAAG GTTTGAAAATAATCCTCGACTTGGACGTCCATGCTAA